In one Nicotiana sylvestris chromosome 8, ASM39365v2, whole genome shotgun sequence genomic region, the following are encoded:
- the LOC104226743 gene encoding cytochrome P450 78A6-like produces the protein MRTDIESLWVFALASKCKSFTSLNSIIFPLFLLLIWLIMNLMYWSYSGGPAWGKNKLKNNSSLVSKPIPGPKGFPIIGSMNLMVGLAHHKILAKAENLQAKRLMSFSLGETRVIVTCNPDVAKEILNSSVFVDRPVKESAYKLMFNRAIGFASYGVYWRTLRKISAAHLFSPKQIIASEKPRSQIAKQLVTMFKNSPNDILRVRDGLKLASLNNMMSCVFGKFYNLDSCNMETDELIKLVDEGYELLGMLNWSDHLSWLSEFDPQKIKQRCSEIVPKVNKFVRRIIDEHKAQSGENHRDFVDVLLSLQGSESLSESDMIAVLWEMIFRGTDTVTVLLEWILARMVLHPDVQSKVQDEIDRIVDKSGVITESDLTEMIHLPAVVKEVLRLHPPGPLLSWSRLSITDTTVDGYHVPAGTTAMVNMWAITRDAEVWTDPLMFKPERFVIKAHTNVDFSVLGSDLRLAPFGSGRRSCPGKTLGLTTVTFWVATLLHEFEFGPSSSVDLSEVLKLSCEMAHPLMVKIRSRRATSN, from the exons ATGAGAACAGACATAGAAAGCCTTTGGGTTTTTGCTTTAGCTTCAAAATGCAAATCTTTCACCTCCTTAAACTcaatcatttttccactttttcttcttctcatttGGCTAATTATGAACCTAATGTACTGGTCTTACTCTGGTGGTCCTGCTTGGGGCAAAAACAAATTGAAAAATAATTCTTCTTTGGTGTCAAAACCAATTCCAGGTCCAAAAGGGTTTCCTATAATAGGAAGTATGAACCTTATGGTTGGTTTAGCACACCACAAAATATTAGCCAAAGCAGAAAATTTACAAGCCAAACGTTTAATGTCATTTAGCCTTGGTGAAACCAGAGTTATTGTTACATGTAATCCAGATGTAGCAAAAGAAATACTCAACAGTTCAGTTTTTGTTGATCGTCCAGTTAAAGAATCAGCCTATAAACTAATGTTTAATAGAGCAATTGGTTTTGCTTCTTATGGTGTTTATTGGAGAACACTTAGAAAAATTTCAGCTGCTCATCTTTTTTCTCCTAAGCAAATTATTGCCTCTGAAAAACCAAGGTCCCAAATTGCAAAACAATTAGTTACTATGTTTAAAAACAGTCCAAATGACATTTTACGTGTTAGAGATGGCTTAAAATTGGCTTCTTTAAATAATATGATGTCTTGTGTTTTTGGAAAATTTTATAATCTTGATTCTTGTAATATGGAGACTGATGAATTGATAAAATTGGTAGATGAAGGGTATGAATTATTGGGTATGCTTAATTGGTCTGACCATTTATCTTGGTTATCTGAATTTGATCCACAGAAAATTAAACAGAGGTGTTCAGAGATTGTGCCAAAAGTGAATAAATTTGTGAGAAGGATTATTGATGAACATAAGGCTCAATCTGGTGAAAATCATCGTGATTTTGTGGATGTTTTGCTATCTCTTCAAGGTTCAGAGAGTTTATCAGAATCTGATATGATTGCAGTACTTTGG GAAATGATATTTAGGGGGACTGACACTGTAACAGTATTGCTAGAGTGGATACTAGCACGAATGGTGCTTCATCCGGACGTTCAGTCAAAAGTCCAAGACGAGATAGACAGAATCGTCGATAAATCAGGAGTCATAACTGAATCCGACCTAACAGAGATGATACATTTACCCGCGGTAGTAAAAGAAGTACTCAGGTTACACCCTCCTGGTCCACTATTGTCATGGTCCCGCCTTTCGATAACGGACACCACCGTAGATGGTTATCACGTGCCAGCTGGAACCACGGCTATGGTGAACATGTGGGCCATCACGAGGGATGCAGAAGTTTGGACCGACCCTCTTATGTTTAAGCCCGAAAGGTTCGTGATCAAAGCCCATACTAATGTTGATTTCTCGGTGTTAGGGTCTGACCTAAGATTGGCACCATTTGGGTCCGGAAGGCGATCTTGTCCCGGAAAAACACTAGGCTTGACCACAGTCACTTTTTGGGTTGCAACGCTTTTGCACGAATTCGAGTTTGGGCCCAGTAGCAGCGTTGACTTGTCTGAGGTATTGAAGCTCTCTTGTGAAATGGCCCACCCACTTATGGTCAAGATCCGATCCAGACGTGCTACATCAAATTAA